The genomic segment CTCAAAAGTTTATTCCTCCTTTAGCCAAGTGTCCCCATTCACCTCCCTTCTGATTCCTCCTCCCCGTAGATTAAAGAATGACTTCAACAGAGAGCCAGTCCGATCTTCCCGTGGAGACTGCATGGAGCCAGAGTCAATCCCTCAAGAGACTCTGAGcatcacatccatccatccatccatccatccatctcgaTGGAGTAGCTGCTTCACCTGAATGAACACTAACTGCTCAAATAAATTTGGAAAGGCAAGAAGATGAGCAGCCTTCTCCACTGAAACCCCCACTTCACATCTCTCCGCCTGAACCTCTGTCTGCTCTCAAATGACTGTTTTAGGAAGTGAAATCATTAACGGTCTGAAAGATGAGCCTGCTGGCCCTTCACAGTGTCTAGTATCACTGTGCTCTCCTCAAAGGAGCAACGATTGATCGTGGACTGAAGTGTAATAAACCTAGCAGAGCATCTGTTGCACATAGTTCTCACGCTGTGATGTAAAGAgaaaatttctttttgaaatgaTACGTTTTAAATTTTGGTcagaaatgaactgaaaaagtccacagaaaacatttgatatgatttgttttaatcatgaaatattttatcattCTAAGGCGACAAGACCCACCCAACGCATGGCAatgtgtgaacaaaaaaaaaaaagggaattggAATGTTCGCCTCCCTCTCGATGAAAAGACATTTAACTAAAAGTTTGACAGGAAAAATGAGCTTTGAAGTCctgatgtttgtttctttcaagGAGTATGAGGGTAAAAGgaactgtgtttctgtttcttcatgAGTTGAATCAGACAAGATGACATGAAATGAACTGAACAACAGCAACGTGTGGGTTTGAGTTTTTATTTCAACTACATGAATTGTCTTTTTCTGTCCAGCAacatctttgtgttttcagtgcAGCTCAATGTTCTACGGTTCTTCAGTAAAGATCGcatgtatttaatatttttaaattcctaAGAGACCGAGTCGAAGAGGTGAGGACAAAATCCCATCAGTTTTCCAATGtaccacaaaataaaatcagatggTCTGAATTTTCAGCAAGTTTGTAAGTTAAAAAAAGATCTGAGACGCCTTTAAAATGCTCTGTTGACGTGTTATATTGATATGCATGTCTGCTTGACAATTTGTAATCAAACAGGCTAAATCTAACTCAAACATTCACCGGTATCCCTAGGTCTGACAGAGTGAACGGTTGTCTGTATTCCAAGTGGtcctgcgatgagctggcgtctcatccggggcGTAGTCTGCATCTCACCCGTAGCTGGTTTTGACAGGTGCCAGGAACACCCACAATGAAGATAATtatgatcatctcatcttcatagAGAAAAATCTATTTTCGTTTTGATGAATGTCTGATCAGGCCTTTGATAAAATTCCAGATTTCACGGAAGTATCTGAGCTAGAAAGTTTACCTCAGGTGAGCGCAGAGCAAATACAAAGAATGtgtgatagtttttttttactgttaattATCTTAGCTATAATCCACCAAATCTAAGCAGAATGGGATATTTTCCTGACACACATCAGTGTCGGTATTAGCTTATGTTAATGTCATTTGATTTCTGTTCTTCATTTGGAATGCTTTTAACTTTTAAACAGCAATCATCAGATAAAATAGTGACGCCTGTGTAAGTAGGAGTTTCCGTGTGTCGTGGGAGGGTCCGTCCGAGGCAAAGTTCTCTCAGCAGTTGTGTTTGTGCGGCTGGAGAAATTGCTTACAGTAGCCCGGTTACCTTTTTTCTTAGTCTGCTGTGTTGGTTTGGGAGCTTTAGTTGACATTTTGCGATGTCGAAGACTTCAGATCGTTGCCCTTTCCTGGTTCTGGAAAACTTCATCGGAGGGAAGTTTGTGCCTTGTCGAAATCACATCGACTCCTATGAGCCCTCCACGGGAGAGGTGTACTGCAAAGTACCTGACAgtggtgaggaggaggtgggacaCCTAATATGAGTATAGAACACTGACTCCTGCTTTTGGTTTGTGCTTTTGCAGAACTTGTTGgaatacagtaatttaaaaaaaagctctcAGGCTTTTTCATTATTAATGCTAATGTTAAATATGGTCCAGCATGGCTCAGCAACTTTTTCTTGTCAggatttttatttacttaagtAGTACTTTAAGACTTATTTTTATTGCAAGTCTTACATAGCCTGTTTACACCAGGTTTTACTTTGTGTAAAACTAGTCACCCATTCCTAAGAGTGGGTTGAATTCACCTTTGCACCTTTCAGAGTCAACTATCAAGTAATCATTAGACACATGTCAATAAACCACTGTTTTCTGTAGTGGAGGGCTTTTCTGTGCAGGTTGTGGCCTCGGTTAAAAGGTGTGAGCTAAAGCAAAcgtcttttttttcattccaaGCTTTTAATCTGAAGGGGAGGTGAAGGGATCTGGTAATTCACAAGAAAAATATGggaaatagttttattttaaaaaaagattacttCTTGGGACCAATGATGTAGCAAAAGCATCACCTTAAACtttgcaggggtgtcaaactctttttcaccaagggccacatcagcatgctggctgtcttcaaagggccagatgtagtgaataaatgtaactcaacaTAATGTAAcgaaatgtaactactccttaaagcTAAATAACtctgatgtggagggccacatttggcccgcgggccttgagttCGACACGTGCTTTAAAGACAGATCAGAATGGGACCTCGTGCTTTACTGCCTGCaggtggcggcggcggtggcagCAGCTAAAGAGGCCTTCCCAGGCTGGTCTGAACGGAGCACGCAGCAGCGAGCACAGATCCTCAACAAGCTGGCTGACCTGATGGAAGCCCGTCTGGAGGAGTTTGCCCAAGCCGAGTCCAAAGACCAAGGTTTTACTCAGCTGCTACTGTTTTAACACCTTCCAGGTGGATGGAGTCTTTGGGTCAGGTGTATTATAAAGGAGGGGTGTGTGTTACCATACACACCGACTTTGATAGCAATTGGAGCCAAAAgcatttgcattcattttatgTAAAAGTTTAAAGACAGCAGATCTGTCGTCAAAATAAGATACAACATACTTTTATTGCCGCAGTGGTAAATTTGTTTTAGCACTTCAAGGTTTTTCCTCCAATGCAAACActatcacacacattcaacagTTCACTCATACTCACACGTTACAGTATTTGCACAGATGACAACAGGTTGCACAGGCTTTGTGAATAATGGTTTAAATAGTTATGCAACACATTGCACTGACCTACTGCAGGCAGGGGTGGATGATCGTACCAGGATCATGCTTGACGGTGATAATGAGCTGAATAAGAACTCTGGGTAGAGAATGGGAGGAGAGTCTGTAGTAACTTCATAAATATGGAGATTTAGTCGTCATGGCAGTTGCATCAGAGGAGCAATCAGCTGCACCATCAGGTCAGCATATCAGGCTGTGAGACATGACATGAGCCTCTGCTCCACTGCGTAAGCCTGAGTCTAAGCGAGAAACACATCACATGAAATCTGGCTCCCTATCAATTCAGTAAGGTTTTAATCTGGACATGATATTAgtagaaatatttttctcaacACCAGCAGTCATATTCATCATAAATGACAGTTTTACTAATCTGACTAATTTGTGAGGTACAGCTTAGTTTCTGAATGCGTCTCTATTTTAGTGATTATTTCTTCATAATAAAGACAAGCCACACTGAGGATTTAGTTATTTTCTGGCTTCTGCcagaagagaaaataaacactgaGGAAGACATAAGGTTATCTCTCCTAAAAGGTCATGACAGGACTTTTTAATGCTGTATATTATATGTTCTTTATTCTGCCCTAAGATGACATTTGACCTGAGGACAACTGTTTCAAAACTGACAAGAATGAATGCAATTTTGAAATTTCTTACACACCGCGCAACTTGAATTTAGATCCTCTTTGAGGCACAAGATGAACGGTCACCACATCACTGAAAGAATTAGTCATCTTTCAGTCGGCTGATGTTCACAGCTGCTTTTAGGAAAATCACGCCATACAGTTTTTTTGAGATATATACTCCCACATCCAAGGCAATGAAACAAACTCACAAATGTGAgatagaagaagaggaaaaagaagaagaagaaatatccTATTTTTATAAGACAGGTTTAGCACGATAATGAGGCTGTAACAAACTATTCTATAGAGACATTATTGAAAACTGGgtgtttttgtgaaaaactCTTCAGTTCCTTTGTGTTGCTGGGACCAAGAAAACACTGATGGCCACTGTACAGTATTTGGATTAAGAATGATgaagaacagcagcagctgctggatcTATGTCTAATATTTTCTGTGTGCAGACAGGTGGACCCAAGACCCTTGGTTACTGTAGTGTGAACTATGTGGATGTTGTCTTTACCTTCACACTCAGCTTTTCTTGTGTTTCAACCATTGCAGGTAAAACCATAACGTTTGCACGAACTGTGGACATTCCTCGATCTGTGTACAACTTCCGCTTCTTTGCATCCTCGGTGTTGCACCACACAACTGAATGCTCCCAGATGGACCACATGGGCTGCCTGAACTACACCATCCGCTGCCCTGTGGGAGTGGGTATGAGCGCAGTGAGATTATTATAAAGAACCTCAcatttgtggtgtgtgttttcactttgtgttactatgtgttgtgtgtgtgtgtgtgtgtgtgagtgtgtgtgtgtgtgtgtgtgtgtgtgtgtgcgtgcacgcagCGGGTTTGATCAGCCCCTGGAATCTCCCTTTGTATCTGCTGACGTGGAAGATTGCACCTGCGATTGCAACAGGTAACACGGTGGTAGCCAAACCCAGTGAGATGACCTCAGTGACGGCCTGGATGATGTGCAAGTTGATGGAGCAGGCTGGTAGGACTACAGCATCCATGATGCATTAGCTGGAGGGATGCACTCTTGGCTGCAGAGGCCtgtctgtgtctgcaggtgTTCCACCAGGAGTGGTCAACATTGTGTTTGGCCTGGGGCCGAGAGCAGGAAACGCACTGGTGGGTCATCCTGACGTCCCGCTGATTTCCTTCACTGGCTCCACTGCCACCGCCCGGCTCATCACGGAGCGCAGCGCCCCCTACTGCAAGAAGCTCTCACTGGAGCTGGGGGGTAAAAACCCCGCCGTCATTTTCGCGGACGCAGACCTGGACCAGTGCATCCAGACCACGGTGCGATCCAGCTTCTCCAACCAggtgaggagagaaaaagagaaaaaaatttctaacttgatttaaaaaaaaaaaaaaaaactaatttaatcTTGCTTTTAATTTCCTGCAAGTTTCAAAGGCCCCAGACACGCCATAACTTAATAATTTATGGTTCATTTAAAGCCAAGTGGATCTTATGGTTCCATTTCGTCCAGTTATTTCTAGTTTGCATTGTCTGTTAAGGTAAATAAGCGTCCCATTGTATTTCAGACAATGGGACAGTTATATTACATGCATTTTGGGAAATGCACTCATTTTGAATTATGTactaacatttaaattatttacaagcttgatttaaattttttacataattcaaatattttttaatattattaatgtgactgaaataaaagcTGTTAATTAAATCGGCGCCTTCAGGATGCAGAGGTATAATTTGTCCACATGGGGGCGATCGCGATCCATGCTTTGTCATATATACAGTAGACAACAATGTTCTGAGCAGTCAGTACTTTAAGGAAAATCCTCTCTTTCCCCCTTCATTCTGTCTGTCAGGGAGAAATCTGCCTGTGCACCAGCAGGATTTATGTAGAGAGGAGTATTTACTCTGAATTCCTGGAAAAGTTTGTGGCCGCAGTCAAGAAGTGGAAGACAGGTGATCCATCTGACCCCAGCAGCAACAACGGAGCGCTCATCAGTAAAGAGCACCTGCAGAAGGTGATGAAACGAGGCCTCAAATGCTCTGACAGAACCATTTAGAAGTTGTTGATAATATTAAGCGTTGAAATCACCGCTTTCATAGAGTTCTTTTAGAAGTTTTTCATGAGTTAGATAAATTAAACTGAACTCTTTGACGTCCAGGTCAGGAACTTTGTAGCCCTCGCTAAATCTGAAGGAGGCATCGTCCACTGTGGTGAAGGAGTCGACCAGCTGGACCTCCCAGAGTGCAATGCTAACGGCTACTTCATGCCAGCCACCGTCATCTCTGGCATATCCGACGGCTCCCGCGTCATGCAGGAGGAGATCTTCGGCCCCGTGACCTGCATCGGCCCCTTTGACACAGAGGATGAGGTCATTACTAAGGCCAACGGTGTACGCTACGGCCTGGGCGCCACTGTGTGGTCCCAGGACACGGGGAAAGTTCAC from the Antennarius striatus isolate MH-2024 chromosome 19, ASM4005453v1, whole genome shotgun sequence genome contains:
- the aldh8a1 gene encoding 2-aminomuconic semialdehyde dehydrogenase isoform X1, coding for MSKTSDRCPFLVLENFIGGKFVPCRNHIDSYEPSTGEVYCKVPDSGEEEVAAAVAAAKEAFPGWSERSTQQRAQILNKLADLMEARLEEFAQAESKDQGKTITFARTVDIPRSVYNFRFFASSVLHHTTECSQMDHMGCLNYTIRCPVGVAGLISPWNLPLYLLTWKIAPAIATGNTVVAKPSEMTSVTAWMMCKLMEQAGVPPGVVNIVFGLGPRAGNALVGHPDVPLISFTGSTATARLITERSAPYCKKLSLELGGKNPAVIFADADLDQCIQTTVRSSFSNQGEICLCTSRIYVERSIYSEFLEKFVAAVKKWKTGDPSDPSSNNGALISKEHLQKVRNFVALAKSEGGIVHCGEGVDQLDLPECNANGYFMPATVISGISDGSRVMQEEIFGPVTCIGPFDTEDEVITKANGVRYGLGATVWSQDTGKVHRVAKRLQAGLVWTNCWLVRDLNLPFGGMKNSGVGREGGKDSYHFFTEVKTVTIKY
- the aldh8a1 gene encoding 2-aminomuconic semialdehyde dehydrogenase isoform X2, whose amino-acid sequence is MSPPRERCTAKYLTVVAAAVAAAKEAFPGWSERSTQQRAQILNKLADLMEARLEEFAQAESKDQGKTITFARTVDIPRSVYNFRFFASSVLHHTTECSQMDHMGCLNYTIRCPVGVAGLISPWNLPLYLLTWKIAPAIATGNTVVAKPSEMTSVTAWMMCKLMEQAGVPPGVVNIVFGLGPRAGNALVGHPDVPLISFTGSTATARLITERSAPYCKKLSLELGGKNPAVIFADADLDQCIQTTVRSSFSNQGEICLCTSRIYVERSIYSEFLEKFVAAVKKWKTGDPSDPSSNNGALISKEHLQKVRNFVALAKSEGGIVHCGEGVDQLDLPECNANGYFMPATVISGISDGSRVMQEEIFGPVTCIGPFDTEDEVITKANGVRYGLGATVWSQDTGKVHRVAKRLQAGLVWTNCWLVRDLNLPFGGMKNSGVGREGGKDSYHFFTEVKTVTIKY